A single genomic interval of Helianthus annuus cultivar XRQ/B chromosome 6, HanXRQr2.0-SUNRISE, whole genome shotgun sequence harbors:
- the LOC110903751 gene encoding polygalacturonase At1g48100 gives MRGFSFKHETFVILIACLIWLSTSSATCNAATTAKYRRHHHVHIHKSKPNNGLKFNVLDYGAKGDGKSDDTKAFQAAWANACKADASMIIVPSGYKFLVGPTSFSGSNCHKNIVFQLDGTILAPTSSKAWGGADHWLEFTNLEEFTINGKGTLDGRGSVWWTDSTHDFKQVSVSTDEKKQNSRPMAVMFVGGSKITVTGITIQNSPKFHLTFDTCDGVLVHHISISSPGDSPNTDGIHLRSSKNVIIHHTKLACGDDCISIQTGCTNVLVHDVNCGPGHGISIGSLGIDGLTACVSNITVKNVKIHDTMTGVRIKTWQGAKGLVRGVSFSNIQVSQVEVPIMIDQYYCDHSTCMNKTSAVSIADIAYENIKGTYTVQPIHLSCSDSKPCMNLKLSNIELKPKPDGHQMSETFCWQAFGQLNAPIIPEIDCLQEGQSSNKWGHHDAKCAA, from the exons ATGAGAGGGTTTAGTTTTAAACATGAGACATTTGTTATTCTAATTGCATGCCTTATATGGTTATCAACTTCTTCTGCAACCTGCAATGCTGCAACAACAGCCAAATATAGGAGGCACCACCATGTTCATATCCATAAATCAAAACCAAACAACGGTTTGAAATTCAACGTGCTCGATTATGGAGCTAAAGGGGATGGTAAATCCGACGATACCAAG GCGTTTCAAGCTGCTTGGGCGAACGCTTGTAAAGCTGATGCATCAATGATTATCGTGCCATCTGGTTACAAGTTCCTCGTGGGACCCACTTCGTTCTCGGGTTCAAACTGTCATAAAAACATTGTGTTTCAG CTTGATGGTACTATTTTGGCTCCAACAAGTTCCAAAGCTTGGGGCGGTGCAGACCATTGGCTCGAGTTTACGAACCTTGAAGAATTCACTATCAACGGAAAAGGCACCCTTGATGGAAGAGGCTCAGTTTGGTGGACAGATTCTACACATGATtttaaacaa GTAAGCGTCTCAACGGATGAGAAAAAGCAGAATTCCAGGCCAATG GCAGTGATGTTTGTCGGGGGTTCTAAGATAACAGTCACCGGCATAACAATCCAAAACAGTCCCAAATTCCACCTTACATTTGACACCTGTGACGGCGTTTTAGTCCACCATATCAGCATCTCATCTCCCGGTGACAGTCCCAATACGGACGGAATTCATTTGAGATCCTCCAAGAATGTGATAATCCATCACACAAAACTTGCTTGTG GAGACGATTGTATATCTATACAAACAGGATGTACAAATGTACTTGTACATGATGTTAATTGTGGACCGGGGCATGGAATAAGCATCGGAAGCTTAGGGATCGACGGCTTAACAGCATGTGTCTCCAATATCACTGTTAAAAACGTCAAGATTCACGACACGATGACTGGTGTTAGGATCAAGACATGGCAG GGTGCAAAAGGGTTGGTACGAGGAGTGTCGTTCTCAAACATCCAAGTATCTCAAGTCGAAGTCCCAATCATGATCGATCAGTATTATTGTGATCATAGCACCTGCATGAACAAAACATCTGCTGTCAGTATAGCGGATATTGCGTACGAGAATATAAAGGGAACTTATACAGTACAACCCATACATCTGTCATGCAGTGATAGCAAGCCTTGTATGAACTTAAAGTTATCTAATATTGAACTCAAACCGAAGCCAGATGGTCACCAGATGTCTGAAACATTCTGCTGGCAGGCTTTTGGACAGTTAAATGCTCCGATTATCCCGGAAATTGATTGTTTGCAGGAAGGACAGTCATCAAACAAGTGGGGGCATCATGATGCTAAATGTGCAGCATAG